A portion of the Cryptomeria japonica chromosome 5, Sugi_1.0, whole genome shotgun sequence genome contains these proteins:
- the LOC131068382 gene encoding uncharacterized protein LOC131068382, protein MERDEHYHPTSCPDPFKEMRYWAQKQLGSTYSYTLWLACDTLSNKFVILRVHKTAQHYNTMAWKEIGVLVDIASKNGDAHVVKLLDFFTHNGPNGAHVCMVFELMGDNLLELGKHYDYKGIPLNMVKGICSSVLGGLDYLHRQHSIIHTGLSPENIVLPFTAEPTGYLSMSGVPILLPHTANSDLKCKIAGLSNACWTHKNLLSDIQSCGAYTCPEILLVSEFSTSADIWSLGCIVFQLVTGKLLFDRYDIAVDHLAQMIELLGAMPKEIACGGHRSARYFHSDGSLKANRVSQSRSLINEVREMYSEEDADEFCNFLLPLLDFAPHKRPTAAEALLHPWLNPGPRILQPSVRMQRRDNGAPEKKT, encoded by the coding sequence ATGGAAAGGGATGAACATTACCACCCTACTAGTTGTCCCGATCCCTTCAAGGAAATGCGCTATTGGGCGCAAAAACAATTGGGCTCGACGTATTCCTACACTCTTTGGCTCGCCTGTGACACTCTAAGCAACAAGTTTGTGATCCTCAGAGTACACAAAACTGCACAGCATTACAATACAATGGCATGGAAGGAGATTGGGGTTCTTGTGGATATAGCAAGCAAAAATGGCGATGCCCATGTAGTTAAATTGCTTGATTTCTTCACGCACAATGGACCAAATGGAGCCCATGTGTGCATGGTCTTCGAGCTTATGGGAGACAACTTATTAGAGCTAGGGAAGCATTATGATTACAAGGGTATTCCTTTGAACATGGTAAAAGGAATCTGCTCTAGTGTTTTGGGAGGACTTGACTATTTGCATCGCCAACATTCTATAATTCACACGGGTCTCAGCCCAGAAAACATTGTTTTGCCTTTCACCGCTGAACCCACTGGATATCTTAGTATGTCTGGTGTTCCAATCCTCCTTCCCCATACAGCAAATTCTGATCTTAAATGCAAGATTGCAGGGTTGAGTAATGCTTGCTGGACCCACAAGAACTTGTTGAGCGATATTCAAAGTTGTGGGGCTTACACATGTCCCGAGATTCTTCTTGTATCTGAATTCTCTACCTCAGCAGACATATGGTCCCTTGGGTGCATTGTGTTTCAACTTGTGACGGGTAAATTGTTGTTTGATCGTTATGATATTGCTGTTGATCACCTGGCACAAATGATAGAGCTCCTTGGTGCCATGCCCAAGGAAATTGCTTGTGGTGGACATCGTTCTGCTCGCTACTTCCACAGCGATGGTAGTTTGAAAGCCAATCGGGTGTCTCAGTCTCGATCATTGATCAATGAGGTCCGAGAGATGTATTCAGAAGAAGATGCAGATGAATTCTGCAATTTTCTTCTTCCACTCTTGGACTTTGCCCCACATAAGCGACCCACTGCAGCAGAGGCCCTCCTTCACCCATGGCTTAATCCTGGACCTCGTATTCTTCAGCCATCTGTAAGAATGCAGAGACGTGACAATGGTGCTCCAGAAAAGAAGACATGA